A window of Rhizophagus irregularis chromosome 9, complete sequence genomic DNA:
TGAGTTTTCCGCTCTTGATTGTTGGGACTTTATCACACCTTCACCATCCTGTCTTTGGCTAACTCGTGGGCTTTTTCCTACAGATCTTGTGCAATATCTTTGTAAACTACTTCCTAAGAAAAAAACTCTTGAAGTTTTAACTTCACTTTTATCTAATCTTCATGAACAACTATATTGGAACATTTAGATGCCTCGCAATGTATTCTTTTACTTATGGTTGGATTCGCAAGATTTAAATCTTGCAAATAATCATGCACACTTCCCCTTCCTCTCCTTCTTCTCCTGCTCTTCTCACCATTTCTGGCTCTTCTTTGGCGACAGTCTCTCAGGATTCCTGGTTTTCTTGGATATTCTTTTCAATAATTCGAGGTGGATCTTAAATttcgcacttggattttctgcgctgcttaacagttcaacctcttaggatCTTTTTCTGGTAACAGACTGGATTTTTGAatgttggatagttgactcacactggcttTCGGGTAAAGTTAgggtatgcgattctgtaatagtttagtttttcttttctttaataatgTTTTAGTTTAGacttctttacttgtatgagtcgtgaagctactctttttgttttttatttttctattttcttatttttgtaatattgtttgatttttctgtaaaattttcgatttaaaatataaataaaagataaagtcatagGACTGTTTACACAGTAAAAAGatgaaactaccaccatttgaTTCGTCTCAATGAAATAATTCCAACAAGCTGTGTTGCATCTTTCTATGATTATTAGTtgctaatttaataatatatatattttttaataaagtataataaaatgtattaaaaatttaatttttatgtatgTTTTGTATATagtcatacttttttataatcacagaAAATGGCTTGCTctaaatgtgtgactataaaaagagttgactgtatataaaaaagaatgtgtaaaagaaaaaaacatgtaaaaaaaaagatgtataaaaatgaatggatttaaaagaaagcttaaataaacttttaaatatgattttgatAGTCtgctataataaaattattattatgtaagaagtatttaataactatataatattatatatatatataatagttttataaattcctttaaaaaatattgtattttaatacaaatttattattttttttttataaataattattataattaaaaatctataaaaatctataaaaaattcatagaaatattacaaaatactGAATTTTGacatttcatcttttaattttaaatgtttaaattattttgatttagtcaaatgattaaatattttagttttgcTTAGGATCTCTAGTAGTGGTAGATGGAAgcttaatatttattaccatCTTTATTCAGTTTTTCCCTTTATTTAGGATTTTCTGAGAAttatgatttttctttttgttttttagttttttttttttaaaatttcagtatttttacttttaattttcttttaggAAAGTTGAAATATTGGGATGTTGATCATTTAGGTTGGAggtttagtattatttaatttgtgatCCGCCCATAAAATTTGACTATTAAAAGGCGGTGATAagttcatatatatttttaacaataatttagaATCTGTGATTCCGGAGAAAAAATATGGGATAACTCACCTTCTATCGGTCATAGagacataaaattattaccattaaatgcgtcttgatgagacgaatctgatgaaccaaattttattttcctacGACCACTAGATGATGagttatctttaaaattttaatttttttttttcaaattcaaattttcagCTCTTATGAAAGTGTCTTTTGgtgcttaaaatttttaccagtCTTTTATTACTAAGACAGTCAAATGGCATATTTTTATGGCTATAATATTAgttttcatattatattttaataatatataccttGCATTGCCAGAACTGTAGATTCCGcgctattaataaatatacagtcaactctctttatagtcacacatttgggacagtctatatttggtgattataaagagatgtgactatataaaaaatttcttatatttgtatatcataattccggccaaaaattaacataattttagccagaattatacttaaaactttattgtatcgtaacttcgccaatattaatcgtagagagatgatcttaccgccattcgattcgtcttgatgagacggttctaatggtataaaatacgtcgaaatccaatcactagattaatttccgaaattaaaaaaatattaatggtttttgtgtaataactctgtcaatattgatcctagaaagacgattttactaccattcgattcgtcttgatgagacaaatctaatggtataagatacatcgaaatctaatcactagatcaatttccgaaattaaaaaatattaaatggtttttaagtaataactccgtcaatattgatcacagagagatgagcttaccaccattcgattcgtctcgatgaggcgattccaacgagctataaatcgtgtttttacaatcactaggtaccgagaaatctagcaaaatgttaaatggtgcagtaaacgtaaatcaagaaatattataatgccgatgtttaacattttgttgaataactcgtcagccagtgatcggaaaaggataaaactaaaaatttggCTGTGTCGAAATGTTCTTTTCCATGCTTGGGAAGAGTCGCAGGGTATCTCGGCTGCTTCCAAATTACGTGGCCCATCTACAAATTCTTCTCCTAATACTACTTCTCTACAACAATACAACTCTTCTTTGGCGTCAGTCtctcaggattcctggatttcttggatatcctcttctataattcggggtggatcttggatctcgcacttggattttctgcgccgcttaacagttcaacctcttaggatttctttctggtaacggactggatttttggatgttggataattgactcacactggcctttgggtaaagttggggtatgcgattctgtaatagttcagtttttctttgctttaattttattttagtttagatttctttacttgtatgaatcgtgaagctactctttttattttttattagtttattttcttatttttgtaatattgttcgattatATTTTCGAAGttcaaagtataaataaaagataaagtcacaAGACTGTTTGTacaggaaaaggataaaactaagggttggtcaccctatctcggtggttagtcactgagaccctcattaagcctgagcaTGGTGGAGGTGCCGCATGGTTCGATTCACCAGGcgaccacggaaataaaaagaattttactgcggacgctacaaccaatagcgcgaacgtacagggattagtgtagttggactgcatcatggtgaattagcgCGTACGgcaggccgcacatttcaactaaggtcatgctgtccttctaacgttcccaTGCGAGCCATTCAGATGCGCAGCCTCCCCGTCCTCgagtcactactatacctgtGGATTTCTCTGTTCAGGTGGTCATTCcacgataccacttggggtcagTATGGCTAaatggtcgtcctagatggtaaagctgagggtgcaatgtcttagtggtagtttgaccttctgttaggtcttggGCAtcaaccaaggtgttcgtgcacagaacaggtagcatggttATAGGGTTCGATTCCCCACTTCTTGGGATTCCCTAGGTTGGTGATCCCTGTTGGTTGATACCACCATATAAAGTGATTCTGGACAGAAAGCCTACTTCTGTATAAATTGGTCGCACAAAGTATACCTTTAGGAGGGGTAgctgtactatcggtgctaggtaatcgcgggctgtagtggcctttgagtgagacttagtacgcaaaatggtggtatggaagggtactagatggttgatgttacctgtcgaaagtcctccatgaaagtagatctttctaaaggtcgttaaataaattgagtatcagtatcgtgcaatgggtataggatgagtaggcggcgtgtacctagcttcagatcagcctataATGGCCCGATGGAGGATGTCTttatagtggtgctgttacgaggaattaagtactcggtataatAGTTGCggtgaagatgataggacgcGAGCAGAGATTAGTCGccaagaggcaatgggtggtctggccgtaaacattagcaaaggaaaaggataaaactaccaccattcgattcgtctcagtgagacgattctaacaagctatgatacatctttgtacgattattagatgccaagttatttaatatattctttatataactgtgattataaacggttctttttaatataagatttttgaggataggtgtgatagtgactatagatagattgtgactatataggatagattttaataataaagtgttttgaacattcaactggtgtgactatatagtagaatgtgactataacgggagtgactatagagggagttgactgtatatataacTTTTACCAGAATTTAATAGCCAAGTTTTATGGTTCACTGGCAGATCACGAATTAACTTTTtcagatttatataaatcaatctATTTAGAAGAGCTGATagaattgataaattttagtttttaatttttactaatttaagtTGATCAATAAAGagatcatcaaaattaaaaatattagattatttagaaatatgCAATTGGTTGGACtggtatatttattataaatgtcaGAAAAACTCTGCCTCTTTATGCTTACAAATTTCAATTCTAGAACATACTAACTCTTTATAGTCTcagcattttgtatttatacaattataagtTAATGTTATATTCATTAGTAGATGAAGTTTAAAACTTTTCTAAACTGTATAAATAGATTAAATATGCCATTTTGCTAATAGGTAAAGAAACCCTATAGGGATCATAGAGGAATCTGACTTTTTACattacttttttgtttttgatgtttttataataataatatgattcaTATTGGAATTAATTTTGTAGTTTATTAAACTTAGATTACAGAATCTGAAAAGGCTGagataaagtttattttaaatgaattgtatccatataattttataactgCCCAACTGTAGTAGATAGTTTAGGTAGCTCACTCATGTATGTTCTGTACTTCAATATACTGATATTCGATATActgatatactattaaaaacttgatataccaataaaattttatttttctgctatatgtgaggacatataaatattggtataactttgatataatgatattttctaaaaattttatatatgtcctgacatatcattatataaaggtttgactgtatttGTAATAGCTTAACTTGTTCTTAATAAATGCgtaatggataaaaaaaaaattctgaaaaatggtttttttattaattacaaattaagtaatatttgtaatagaCATATATATAGAAGATACAAAAGTATTGGATTTGACCTCctggtaaaatatattatgtgGGTCAAGTTAGCACCGCGTGGTGGGTCAAGAACATAGGGGATGTCTAAAGCCGTGTTCGATCACGTGAAATACACGTACCTTGATTGGTCACTATAAATAGCCAAACGACCCCATATATAGTTAAAGAATTATTCTCATAATTTGCCGTATTGCATGTGATTTTCATTACATAATAAACCACTTAGCGTCACTGGTAACAAAAATCGTAATTAACATATTGCTTACTCTCTAACAATCTTATCATAATCCTAATTCTGGAGGTAATATTAGGTAAGTTTATTCCAATCATTACATAGTATcgaaatattcataaaaaaattcatccaATTAATCttgtttaagaaatttataaaaaagtgtttttttttatttttaaaaaagcaaaagTTATAACTGCAGTTCTGTTAATTCTAATATTCCTTAAATGGTTTTGATATAttgttttcataaaaaaatttcggtgGCTGAATCTACAATTCTACATGCGCACCTGATGTTGTCGTCATTAATTATgctataaatataaagtatcaTTAAACTCTATTCAAAAGTATTTTCAAGACCAAAGCAGCTTAAATCGTTCGAAATATCGTTTCggataaataatttcttaatatatatcGAAAATTTAGTTTAGTTTACTATAACACActtgcttttttttcttcacatGCTTTTTGTAGTATGTCAACAATAATCATGTCAGCAACAAACACTAGACCTACAAGAACGTCCCGCCGAAAACGGCCACCAAACCCAAATTGGCGTGAAGATTTTTATCGCAATGGAAGACCGGATGAACAGGAAGTAATAGTTATTTCGGATTCTCCTACACCACCTCCTGTGCACATCCGAAAACCACCTTCGCAAATTGAGACGAGGGGTATGAAACGTGGAAGGCGTTCTCCACCACAGTTATCTGACACTCAACAGCTACAGTCTTCACAGGTGTCACTTCAATCAATTTCAGCTGTTCCAACGCATAAAAGGCGACGGAAGCCTGGAATTCAGACAGCTCAAATTCACCAACAATATAATGATACGTCCTATCGTTCTTACATTTCAACGAGTTCACATACTTCTGCACATTATCGAGAGCCAATTTCGGCGAGAGAGGTAGGTAAAAACTTATTGAAGTCGAGAGCATACTTAAACTTGTATCATTGATATTGAAAGATTCATCCTTTATACTTTTGACtaaattcttatttctttatagtCTTATTCATCCGCATCTTCATCACGTCAAGCAATAATACCCAGTCATGATGATAAAGATGGGCATTACATTGTAAAGATTGGCGATGATTTGACTTCAAGATGTAAATTCGTtgtcacctttttttttttaacttcacATTAGACATATAATGTCAAtccaaagaaaaaagaaatatagtTGACTTTTTTAATGggaaaatcatttgattttaacataattttacaGACAGAATTACTCGCCAGCTGGGTCAGGGTACTTTCGGAAAAGTTGTACAATGTTTCGATCGTGTTTCAAATCGACACGTTGcgattaaaattattcgtGCGGTACAAAAGTATCGTGATGCAAGTAAAATCGAGATAAGAGTTTTAAACACTTTAAGAGATCAAGACCCTTCAAATCTttagtaagttattttttaatataataatatcctatatttaaaatttgaagaaataaattctaatataatttaattctagCAAATGCATCCATCTTCGAGATTGGTTCGATTTCCGCAACCATATTTGTATGGTTTTCGATTTATATGGTTGTTCATTATTTGACTTCTTAAAGCAAAATGATTTTGCGCCTTTTCCGATGAATCAAATTCAACATATAGCGAAGCAATTGTTAAATTCTGTGGCTTGTGTGTAGTTCTCCAAAATATTTAGTCcgataattcatttttttcctagctaaaatttttatttaattatgtagtTTTACACTCATTGCGTTTAGTACATACGGATTTGAAACCGGAGAATATTCTATTAGTAAATGATCAATGTAAAACTATACCTTCGAAGGTAAGCTTGCACTTTTATTTCTTGACAAATTACAAATtagattaattatatttaattatcgATATAGCGTTCAAAACGTATGTTATTGGACACAGATGTAAGATTAATCGACTTTGGTAGTGCAACATTTGACGATGAATATCATTCATCTGTCGTTTCGACTCGACATTACCGAGCACCAGAAGTTATATTAGGTAAATGtcgaattttctaaaaaaccGAAATAAATTCAAGATTTAGATTTATGGTTCACAATTTATATAGGATTAGGGTGGTCATATTCTTGTGATCTCTGGTCTGTTGGTTGTATTCTTGTTGAGCTGTTCACGGGAGAAGCCCTGTTTCAAACTCACGAAAATTTAGAACATTTGGCAATGATGGAACATGTTCTTGGTAAAATTCCAGATAGGCTTGTTCGACAAATGAGGTACGTAAATTCTTATCTCGCCAATACATTCGTTCTTTTTTCTGACATATTTTTTCTCGTAATTAGCCGACATCATCAGTCAAAGTATTTTAGGGGAAGTAGATTACTTAATTTTCCTAACGACGATACAACAAAACAGAGCCGCAAATATGTCAAGTCGTTACGTAGTTTGAATGTAAGTGAATTtgttatctttaaattttaagtatcTTAATTAATTACACTGTTTTGTAGGAAATTATCGAGCCTGAAAAATCAACTTTTAAAAACCAATTTTATGATCTTTTGCGGCAATTGTTGTTATATGATCCAACTGAAAGAATTTCAGCGCGTACTGCGCTTAGACacccttttttttacatgttcTTTGATGAGGAGGGTAGACATATTCGCTAAGGGGatatctataaattaaatatattggcaagaaataattttctttcctATTCTGTATATATAGATTTGCTGGGATTTAATTgtgaacattttttattttatttgcttGTAGCCAAATCATAACTCGATTTGATTCAAATCgttttgtttatttgtattcatttgatttttttaatacatgtGTTTTTTatgcatgtattttttttatttgagattatatatttttcttttgttatcGATAATATGTTGCTTCAATTCAGCATTTTTAATAGCTTGTTGGAGCATacaagcaaaaaaaatttatctctATATCAATTTATGTTGATCAGTCTACACGTTTTCTTTAGATTTACGATATTCAGAAGTCAATGAAAATCGATTACcacgaacaaaaaaaaaaatatgggaGAATTTGGATCTAAAACATGGGTAAGCTTTAAATCTGgtgaaatattatgatatatactTAAAGTAAAGCTGGGTTTGGataatttagatataattttatttaacttagTTAACAAAATCTTTGAATATGTGCTCGgttcaaatttcttttccGTTAAGTTGGTATTTAAATACTCAACTTGAGGTTCCGCATTCAAACAATATATTGAATTGAATTCAGGAATTTCATCTAACCTAGACGAGTGCTTGAAAATCGAGCgcatatttaattcaaatttcattTGACATATGGACTTATAAATCCTATTACATAATTTGTAGGTATATGTTTGAATGGTGAACTTATCCAAGTAATTTTGGTAATTAATGTTTTGTAGTACAAGCAACTACTAgtataaatattgtattatttataaaaggtatagaagtttcattaaaattttttttttttatgtataaatttCCGTAAAtgttgtaattatttaaaaatagtagccagtaattgaatattaaatgaatcatATCATCATTTCTAAGCCacaaagaacaaaaaaaatcatcaaagcCTCTGAGCTAAGCCGCTACAACTCTTTTCAATTacatttaaattcattaaagtTAATCAATTCATTAATATGTGAACATTTTTCTTACTTTGAAACccattctttatcaaaaagtaAACACTAAACAAGTATTGAACGTGGATTCTAACCATTTCAAATTCccagaattttgaaattagtTAGTCGTTTaggtattaaatatttattttttttttttaactaatcgaaatttgttcaaaattttttataagctATCAAACTGTCTTCAATTTCTCAAAGCCTCGAGGGAGGCATGGTGCCACCAAGTCAAACAATTAACGCGTGGATTGAAACTAATCTCTTTCAAGACTTTGCCACCATGCCGACGGGTCAAGGAAACAACTCGTCTACAAAACAAGTCATTGGTGGCAAAACAGAAATAAAAGTAAAGAGACGGATAACTAGGTCAATGTCTCAATCACTTGATGCTGCCGACACACAAAAGTCTATCGAAGAAACTTTGTATCAAGTAATTGATGATAATACTACTATTGGTgcaaagataaaaaattataaaaaggatAATTTTGATACAACAGTTGAAAACAATTCAGAACAATTGGATGATTTAGAAGAACAAACAGCTGCTGCACAGGTCTTACAATTATTGGGACTTGCTAATGTTCCTGAAGATTCCTCTCCAAGGTCTTCAGAAAACGGGAATGAAAATTCAGATTCTCGATCAGGTTTAGATATAGTAGGGAGCCTTGTTGAAGCCGTATTATCCCAACAAAATTCAGTAACAGCTAATATGACAGAGACTAATATTACTTGTTTCAGTTTTCCTGAGTGGACATCCGAGGAGGATGAATTGTTAAAAACTGgtgttaaaaattttggatatGGCAAGTGGGAAGAAATAGCTTCTATGATTTCTGGACGCACAAAGAATCAATGTAAAGAACGTTGGGACATTATTTCATCACTTAATAGTGATGAATCAAACTCTTTACAAGATGAAGAAATAGAAGAGGAAACATTGTTAGATCATACATATTTTGGTACTGATTGGGGAGAAATTCAAAAGATAACAGATTCGCAACTTAATGCGGATTCGTCAACATCTACAGATGCAACTGTGAACATTTCAATTGATTGGAATAGTGTTGTAAATCCCCCCATTATTCCTGTTACAATTCAAAACCAAAACGAGGATAATGATATAAAGGAAGTATCTTCACCAATACAGTCACCAAATCTTAAATATTCGAGTCAGGATATAAATGGACCTCAGCAAGTCGAAAATTCATTGAATGAAACAACAGGATTATCGACAGATTTGCCTGCAGATTTGCTAATGACAGCAATGACTGAAAATCCTGAATTTTTCTATCCAGCGACGACAAATGATTATTCTAATGTTCCTTATTCAGCGGAACCAGAAACTTTTCTTATCTCCGACGAAAACGCAAATATACCATCACAACCCAGacataatgaaaaattaaatgaaacaaaaaactCACGTTCATCTAAGCGACGGAAAACATCATCAATAACATCAGATACAGATTCTGGGCAAAACTCTCACAGCATGGCTGGTGATGAACAATCTTCTAATATTGGATATGCTTGTTTATATCCGCATTGTAATAAAACTTTTGCTCGGTTATACAACTTAAAGTCGCATCAACGTACACATTCAACTGATCGGCCATATAAATGTGCTTCTTGTGATACGGCATTTGCAAGAAATCACGATTTAAAACGACATCAAAAAATCCATGAGAACGCTAAGCCGTATAAATGTCTTGGATGTGCAAAATTATTTTCGAGGTTTGTTTGACAATTTGAATGATTCGTTTGAATAATTGTTTATATATCTTAGGTTTTTGATATCTCATGTAGATTAGATGCACTCAGAAGACATAAACATAATCCAAAAAGTCGCGATTCATGTCGTGAATCGGAAATAGCAGAAGCATGAAAGTATTGGtagaaaatatgtaaatattgcACAGTTAgatgtataatatatttatttcatgattGCATTATTGAGAAATTAtgttgaaatttatatttaacattcATTGTGTTTGCATATAGTTCTAAATACGGAcaattcttttgatttttgaacaatttattatgatgaattTATGAATTCATTATTAGCTGTCAAAATATGCTTCCGAATCCCTTAtggtagaaaaaaaaaagccatttTATGAACCTATTATCTTATTTTGATTTcgagtatattaaaaattaatttcttatcattattaatcCTCCACAGTTTTAAAACGAAACGCAGTTTTAAAACGGACGAGACCTTCAATGTGGTCTCAACATTAAtctcgtttttttttcttttttttcttttttttttttttttttttttttgttaaatttgcaATAAATTGTGGTTTGTAATTTTAAGATTGTAAgatgttatttatttggaaataAAGGTCAATGATGTAACAGCAATTTGTGTACGTCACGGGttcatacatatatatatacaataattcccaacgttttttttatttaataattaaacaatcgCCCCGTAGTATTCTGACtatccataaaataaaataagataaattccCCCGTAGTATTTCATATCAATTTAAATATGCAAAATAAATCTTGTCTTATTTGTCATGTTCTTTTTGCCTCAGTTTCGTCTCTTGAAACCCCGTTTTTGACTAAATGTTGTAATCGCTGGGTTTGTGATAGCTGTTTAGAACAGAATCGAAGATATTATACGTATTGTCCATTTTGTCAAGAAATTTCAATTACCTATAGTAATACATCATACACTGATTGTTCTTTACCAACATACGAGGAAGTTATTTacaatgatttaaataaaccTAACAacacattaaattatttcaatgaAAAATCGGATAAGAAATTGGACGAGAAAAGTAATTATAGTGCAATTCattatgttaaaaaagatGATACTTTGATTGGGTTGGCTTTTAGTTACGGAGTTGAGGTATTTGACTCAATTTATGAGGCacagtaaattttactatatgtatttttaaactaaCTTTCCTTCCAGATAGCGGATATTCGT
This region includes:
- a CDS encoding uncharacterized protein (SECRETED:cutsite_VSS-LE; SECRETED:prob_0.7263); SECRETED:SignalP(1-18); this encodes MQNKSCLICHVLFASVSSLETPFLTKCCNRWVCDSCLEQNRRYYTYCPFCQEISITYSNTSYTDCSLPTYEEVIYNDLNKPNNTLNYFNEKSDKKLDEKSNYSAIHYVKKDDTLIGLAFSYGVEIADIRKANRLFDNNIIARSTLIIPNYVGPSLSEKFSEEEEKKMLVKRFQIRSKCIDPIEAKFYMEQSNYNIENAAQLYRDDILWEMQHPMKEKVKSKNNKRKVV